The DNA window TATTGATATAGAAATTATTTTAGAAAAAAATATACCTATTAGTTCTGGACTTGGATCAAGCGCGTGTTCTACAGTGGCTACATTATTAGCAATTAATATTTTTTTAAAAAATCCATTAAATTATCAAGAATTATTGATTATGATGGGAAAAATAGAAGGAGAAATTGCTGGTAGTATACATTACGATAACGTTGCTCCTTGTCTTTTCGGTGGATTACAAATTATCCTAAATCAAGAAAAAAATATTACTCAAAAAATACCAATATTTAAAAACTGGATATGGATTATAGCTTATCCAGGTTATAAACTCTCTACCGCTAAATCCAGATCTATTTTACCAAAAAAATATTACAAAGAAACGTGTATAAAACATAGCCGTCTTTTGTCTGGTTTTATTCATGCTTGTCATACAAAACAATGTGATTTAGCTATAAAACTTATGCAAGATATCATTGCAGAACCTTACCGTATAAAATTATTACCGAAATTTTTTAACATGCGTGAGTCTCTCAAA is part of the Candidatus Tachikawaea gelatinosa genome and encodes:
- the thrB gene encoding homoserine kinase, with protein sequence MIKIYAPASIGNINVGFDVLGMAISPVDGSLLGDFVTVKSANSFSLKIKGKFANELPLELNKNIVWNCWKNFCNFIQRNIDIEIILEKNIPISSGLGSSACSTVATLLAINIFLKNPLNYQELLIMMGKIEGEIAGSIHYDNVAPCLFGGLQIILNQEKNITQKIPIFKNWIWIIAYPGYKLSTAKSRSILPKKYYKETCIKHSRLLSGFIHACHTKQCDLAIKLMQDIIAEPYRIKLLPKFFNMRESLKIIGALSSGISGSGPSVFAICDKQEIAIKIADWLKKNYLQNNKGFVHICKVDDLGARKLG